The following DNA comes from Musa acuminata AAA Group cultivar baxijiao chromosome BXJ1-4, Cavendish_Baxijiao_AAA, whole genome shotgun sequence.
CCGGAGTGGAGTGTGATGGGCGGGAGAGACCATTTCTTGGTGGCCGGAAGAATCACCTGGGACTTCAGGAGATTGACGGATTCGGATTCCGACTGGGGCAGCAAACTGCTGTTTTTGCCGGCTGCCAAGAACATGTCCATGCTGGTCGTGGAGTCGAGCCCATGGAACGCGAACGATTTCGCGATTCCATATCCCACTTACTTCCACCCTGCAAAGGATGCTGATGTTTTCGTCTGGCAGGAGCGGATGCGGAAGCTGGAGCGGAAGCATCTCTTCTCGTTTGCAGGGGCACCTCGCCACGACAACCCGAAATCTATCAGAGGGCAGATCATAGACCAGTGCAGGAAGTCCAAGGTCTGCAAGCTGCTGGAGTGTGACTTCGGAGAGAGCAAGTGCCACTCGCCTAGCAGCATAATGCAGATGTTTCAGAGCTCTTTGTTCTGCTTGCAACCTCAGGGTGATTCCTATACAAGAAGGTCGGCCTTCGACTCCATGTTGGCCGGTTGCATCCCCGTTTTCTTCCATCCTGGCTCGGCCTATGTACAGTACACTTGGCATCTTCCGAGGAACTACTCGACATACTCGGTGTTCATTCCAGAGGATGACGTTCGAAAGAGGAATGTAAGCATCGAAGAAAAACTAAAGCGAATTCCTCCAGCTGTTGTTAAGGTCATGAGGGAGAAGGTCATAAGTCTGATACCGGGGCTTATATATGCGGATCCTCGGTCTAGACTGGAGACTCTGAAGGACGCCTTTGATGTGTCTGTCGCGGCAATCGTCGACAAAGTAACCAAGCTAAGGAGGGACATAATGGAGGACAATGAGGACAAGGATTTTATTGAGGAGAACAGTTGGAAGTATGTTTTGTTGGAGGAAGGGCAGAGAACAGTTGGGGCACACGAGTGGGATCCATTCTTCTCCAAACCAAAGGATGGGAACGGTGATTCTGGTGGTTCTTCTGCTACAACTGCTAAGAATTCTTGGAGAAGCGAACAAAGGAATCAGTATTGACCTTCATGTGAGAGTCACCTGGATCAGAAGGCCAGCACTTGAAACTGCTTGAGATATACATGAAGGCAGCACGCACTATGCGAATTGTTTGTCATCCATATAAGTGTGTTGAATGAGCTGCCTGCAGATTTCTAAGAACACCTGCTGAACCTGTTCTACGAGTATAGAAggtagctgcagaaattatctgccATATTTATGTTTTGTGTTCCTGTCAGTGGTTCATTTGTTTGAGCTCTGCTTTTACATGTTCAACAAAGATAAGAATATCATGAATTTATTTCTTGTTATGGTGAGGAAGTCGTCATATTTGTTGAGCATGACCCCAAAGTTTGATCGGAGTAGAGATGGAGAGAGTTCTCTGGCTTCACTAGCTATAGTTTTGCATGTGTGCGCCGGCAATTACTGCTCTCGCTACCAGCTCATGGAACCCCCGTGCACGCTCGGCGGCTACGTCCGCGGCAATTCCCGCAGCTGCACCACGCAGGACTCTTCGGATTGCTGCAAAGAAGGCGAGCTGTACCCCCAGTACCAGTGTTCGCCGCCGGTGACCGGAGACACGCCCGCCCACATGACCATCGCCAGCTTCGCGCAAGGCGGGGACGGCGGAGACCCCGCGACGGTTGCTACCACGGCGACGACCAGATGTTGGCGTCCTTGTCGACGGGATGGTGCGACGACGGCAGCCGCTGTTCGAAGAACATAAAGATCAACGCCAATGGCCAGACCGTGCTGGCCAAGGTGATGGACGAATGCGATTCCTTGCACGGCTGTGACCAAGAGCACGCCTTCCAGCCGCCGTGTGCGCCCGACATAGTCGACGCATCCCGAGCAgtgtgggaggctttggggatCCCTGAATCGCAGATCGGAGACGACGGCATCACTTGGTCTGATGAATGATATGAAAGCAGGTGTATTAGTATTCCTATGCACCCCTAAGCATGTATTCCTATGCCATAATCGTACGAATAAAGCAGCCGAACAAAGCTTTCTGAAGCTAAATTTATGCAAGAATCTATGATGTGTCTCATAAATATTATCATTTCAAGAccttaataattaatatattactgtaattaaaaaatatttatcctcTTTAAGAAACCTATTAAAGAAGATATTTTGAATTAAAGGCAAACAGGCACCAATTAAACCAAAATGGTTGAGCGCTCACCCCCACCCCGGCTTATATTTATAAGCAAAAGCAAAATTACGAGATGCTGGTGGCCTTGTCCATCGGGTGGGACAGCAGCAGAAGATGCTTAAGTGTTAGATTATGTAAGTGAGCTTATCTAATTAAGtaatatattttgattatgattatcgatctatagaaaaaaaaaagtcttattataagttttttttttaagataatcTAAGGGACTCTCGTAATTAC
Coding sequences within:
- the LOC103982640 gene encoding xyloglucan galactosyltransferase KATAMARI1 homolog, with amino-acid sequence MEKASGKPQQPRLRLLATLCALFWIIIFYFHFAVLRRSSPMSPPEQTLSFSSSFPSNSHQHFVVDSTPSNESRASHSSKLKPPIASKPSDARREPPHHPLPSSSNSTIPKRQLPSHSSKSIPPPLESKPSDAHRSPQKTFPFNRALQTLENKSDPCGGRYIFVHDLPPRFNDDMLKDCRKLSLWTNMCKFTSNAGLGPPLENAEGVFSNTGWYATNQFAVDVIFGNRMKQYECLTNDSSIAAAIFVPFYAGFDISRYLWGYNTSVRDAASLDLVDWLMKRPEWSVMGGRDHFLVAGRITWDFRRLTDSDSDWGSKLLFLPAAKNMSMLVVESSPWNANDFAIPYPTYFHPAKDADVFVWQERMRKLERKHLFSFAGAPRHDNPKSIRGQIIDQCRKSKVCKLLECDFGESKCHSPSSIMQMFQSSLFCLQPQGDSYTRRSAFDSMLAGCIPVFFHPGSAYVQYTWHLPRNYSTYSVFIPEDDVRKRNVSIEEKLKRIPPAVVKVMREKVISLIPGLIYADPRSRLETLKDAFDVSVAAIVDKVTKLRRDIMEDNEDKDFIEENSWKYVLLEEGQRTVGAHEWDPFFSKPKDGNGDSGGSSATTAKNSWRSEQRNQY